A stretch of the Haloplanus aerogenes genome encodes the following:
- the ppsA gene encoding phosphoenolpyruvate synthase, which produces MAVAWLEDVRSADLGTVGGKAASLGELTGAGLPVPPGFVVTAGTYRTFIEEAGIDEELFSAVDVDSEDSEALEAAHERAHELIVETEVPENVREEILEAYRSMGDGKTFVAVRSSATAEDLPDASFAGQQETFLNVTEDDLVDRVQECWASLFSQRAIYYRNQKGFPHDEVDIAVVVQTMVDAEKSGVMFTSHPSTGDPRIIIEAAWGLGEAVVSGAVSPDNYVVDRTTGEVEQATVATKKVMHVKDDETGETVEREVPEDKRDQRVLTQEEIDRLIELGRKVEDHYGEPQDVEWAVAGGEVYMLQSRPITTIDDGASGSESDSESEEDDGDNEHLLSGLGASPGIASGEVRIVTKLDHLDQVSEGDVIVTEMTMPDMVPAMKRAAAIVTDEGGMTSHAAIVSRELGVPAVVGCGGATHTLENGQIVTVDGEMGTVREGRVAVDEPAANPSADDSAPVGSRPKPVTATEVKVNVSIPDAAERAANTGADGVGLLRIEHLVLSLNKTPERYIKDEGAEAYIKEIMSGVRKVAEEFYPRPVRVRTLDAPTDEFRQLEGGDEEPNEHNPMLGYRGIRRSLDRPEVFKHELEAFKRLYEQGYENLEIMFPLVTDGDDVAAARDHMESVGIDPEKREWGVMIETPASAFGVEDIIDEDVDFVSFGTNDLTQYVLAVDRNNEHVSDRFDELHPAVLDIMGDTIDACREAGVDTSICGQAGSHPKMVDFLVRKGITSISANIDAVADVFEEVDRIEERLILDSVR; this is translated from the coding sequence ATGGCTGTAGCTTGGCTGGAGGACGTACGTTCTGCCGATCTGGGGACGGTCGGTGGTAAGGCGGCTTCGCTCGGCGAACTCACGGGGGCGGGACTCCCCGTCCCTCCGGGATTCGTCGTGACGGCCGGCACCTACCGGACGTTCATCGAGGAGGCGGGTATCGACGAGGAACTGTTCTCGGCTGTCGACGTCGACTCCGAGGACTCCGAGGCGCTCGAAGCGGCCCACGAGCGCGCGCACGAACTCATCGTCGAGACGGAGGTCCCCGAGAACGTACGTGAGGAAATCCTCGAGGCGTACCGGTCGATGGGCGACGGCAAGACGTTCGTCGCCGTCCGCTCCTCCGCGACGGCGGAGGACCTGCCGGACGCGTCCTTCGCCGGCCAGCAGGAAACGTTCCTCAACGTCACCGAGGACGACCTCGTGGACCGCGTGCAGGAGTGCTGGGCGTCCCTGTTCTCTCAGCGAGCCATCTACTACCGCAATCAGAAGGGCTTCCCGCACGACGAGGTCGACATCGCGGTCGTCGTCCAGACGATGGTCGACGCCGAGAAAAGTGGCGTGATGTTCACGAGCCACCCGTCGACGGGCGACCCGCGCATCATCATCGAGGCGGCGTGGGGCCTCGGCGAGGCGGTCGTCTCCGGCGCCGTCTCCCCCGACAACTACGTCGTCGACCGCACGACGGGCGAGGTCGAACAGGCCACCGTCGCGACGAAGAAAGTGATGCACGTCAAGGACGACGAGACGGGCGAAACCGTCGAGCGCGAGGTGCCCGAGGACAAGCGGGACCAGCGCGTGCTCACGCAGGAAGAGATCGACCGCCTGATCGAACTCGGGCGGAAGGTCGAGGATCACTACGGCGAACCGCAGGACGTGGAGTGGGCCGTCGCGGGCGGCGAGGTGTACATGCTCCAGTCCCGGCCGATCACGACCATCGACGACGGGGCGAGCGGGAGCGAGAGTGACAGCGAGAGCGAGGAAGACGACGGCGACAACGAACACCTCCTCTCCGGTCTCGGTGCGAGTCCGGGAATCGCCTCCGGCGAGGTCCGCATCGTCACCAAACTCGACCACCTCGACCAGGTGAGCGAGGGCGACGTGATCGTCACCGAGATGACGATGCCCGACATGGTGCCCGCGATGAAGCGCGCGGCTGCCATCGTCACCGACGAGGGGGGGATGACCTCCCACGCGGCTATCGTCTCGCGCGAACTCGGCGTGCCCGCCGTCGTCGGCTGTGGCGGCGCGACCCACACGCTGGAGAACGGACAGATCGTCACCGTCGACGGCGAGATGGGGACGGTCCGCGAGGGACGGGTCGCGGTCGACGAACCCGCCGCCAACCCCAGCGCAGACGACAGCGCGCCGGTCGGCTCGCGGCCCAAGCCGGTCACTGCGACCGAGGTGAAGGTGAACGTCTCCATCCCGGACGCGGCCGAGCGCGCCGCCAACACCGGCGCCGACGGCGTCGGCCTCCTGCGGATCGAACACCTCGTCCTCTCGCTGAACAAGACGCCCGAACGGTACATCAAGGACGAAGGCGCCGAGGCCTACATCAAGGAGATCATGAGCGGCGTCCGCAAGGTGGCCGAGGAGTTCTACCCCCGGCCGGTTCGCGTGCGCACGCTCGACGCCCCCACCGACGAGTTCCGACAACTGGAGGGCGGCGACGAGGAACCCAACGAACACAACCCGATGCTCGGGTATCGCGGCATCCGCCGCAGTCTCGACCGGCCGGAGGTGTTCAAACACGAACTCGAGGCGTTCAAGCGCCTCTACGAGCAGGGGTACGAGAACCTCGAGATCATGTTCCCGCTCGTGACCGACGGCGACGACGTGGCCGCGGCGCGTGATCACATGGAATCGGTCGGTATCGACCCCGAGAAGCGCGAGTGGGGTGTCATGATCGAGACGCCGGCCAGCGCGTTCGGCGTCGAGGACATCATCGACGAGGACGTCGACTTCGTCTCCTTCGGGACGAACGACCTCACGCAGTACGTCCTCGCTGTCGACCGCAACAACGAGCACGTCTCGGACCGGTTCGACGAACTTCACCCCGCCGTCCTCGACATCATGGGCGACACCATCGACGCGTGCCGCGAGGCTGGCGTCGACACGAGTATCTGCGGGCAGGCCGGCTCGCACCCCAAGATGGTCGATTTCCTCGTTCGCAAGGGAATCACCTCGATCAGCGCCAACATCGACGCCGTGGCGGACGTGTTCGAAGAGGTCGACCGCATCGAGGAACGACTGATCCTCGATTCGGTGCGCTAG